One Nostoc sp. UHCC 0302 DNA window includes the following coding sequences:
- a CDS encoding type II toxin-antitoxin system PemK/MazF family toxin, which yields MPNYSKNDIILVQYPFSDLSSSKVRPAVVVSAPHVSQDILITPLTSKTGALLEGEFILSEWAAAGLNVATAVKRGLYTVHKSLVVKAIGKLTDADTELLEQSLRCWLGLS from the coding sequence ATGCCGAACTACTCTAAAAATGACATCATTTTGGTTCAGTATCCCTTTTCAGATTTGTCCAGTTCAAAAGTTAGACCTGCTGTTGTTGTTAGTGCGCCACACGTTTCTCAAGACATCCTAATTACACCCTTGACGAGCAAAACTGGAGCATTGCTAGAAGGTGAGTTTATCTTGTCTGAATGGGCAGCAGCAGGGCTAAACGTGGCTACAGCAGTCAAGAGAGGTTTATACACAGTGCATAAAAGCTTAGTTGTAAAAGCGATCGGCAAGTTAACTGATGCTGATACTGAACTGTTAGAGCAATCTTTGCGGTGTTGGTTGGGGTTGTCATAG
- a CDS encoding HNH endonuclease signature motif containing protein, with product MPKRKHPSIEQRERLLTKNLYRCCVCKRGSVGLHLHHIDEDSSNTVDDNLAVLCVQDHDLHHRPDAYDRVKHAELGGEKIKEFKSSWESFVTEARQDKPKIIATISAYGNYEHIHAAQLVMQWFDEKIEYERIFHLLEGDYEYWAEEIIREVHDFGKNIKVAIINEPLPVERCPCCGKGFSRTVKEGIAVKMTEPNWSTDSTCSIYINPKQSSLALIISFRDEVIYQSNLHLCQGKYLHYSGDFYDERLEVKKRPSVRTQPTKIMQKVVDTWQPSKIFIGTGDYNKPLLINDFELPLCWEKRTS from the coding sequence TTGCCTAAAAGAAAGCATCCTTCAATAGAGCAAAGAGAACGTTTGCTTACGAAGAATCTATATAGGTGTTGTGTCTGTAAAAGAGGGAGTGTCGGTCTTCATTTGCATCATATTGATGAAGATTCTTCTAATACCGTTGACGATAATCTCGCTGTTTTGTGTGTTCAGGATCATGATTTGCATCACAGACCTGATGCCTATGACCGTGTAAAGCATGCCGAATTAGGTGGGGAGAAGATCAAAGAATTTAAAAGTTCCTGGGAAAGCTTTGTCACAGAAGCTAGGCAAGATAAACCAAAGATTATTGCTACTATTAGCGCATATGGAAATTATGAACATATCCATGCAGCTCAATTAGTTATGCAGTGGTTTGACGAGAAGATTGAGTATGAGAGAATATTTCATCTTCTTGAGGGTGATTACGAGTATTGGGCAGAAGAAATTATTCGTGAAGTTCATGATTTTGGAAAAAATATTAAAGTAGCTATTATTAATGAGCCGCTTCCAGTTGAACGTTGTCCATGTTGTGGTAAGGGATTTAGTAGAACAGTTAAAGAAGGGATTGCTGTAAAAATGACAGAGCCAAACTGGTCTACTGACTCAACTTGTTCGATATACATCAATCCAAAACAATCATCATTGGCACTCATCATTTCTTTTAGAGATGAAGTAATATACCAAAGCAATCTTCATCTGTGTCAAGGCAAATATCTTCACTACTCAGGCGATTTTTATGACGAGCGTCTTGAGGTCAAAAAACGTCCAAGTGTTAGAACACAACCTACAAAGATTATGCAAAAAGTGGTAGACACTTGGCAACCAAGTAAAATATTTATTGGAACTGGAGATTACAATAAACCATTGTTGATAAATGATTTCGAGTTGCCTCTTTGTTGGGAGAAGCGCACAAGCTAA
- a CDS encoding HigA family addiction module antitoxin has protein sequence MDNWQDITDDILVRPIHPGEVIVDILDYLDIDTANFAENLGVSNQTIQEIINGQRAITVDIAIRLGKALGNGPRLWLNLQQKVDLWDALQSHKEEYEQVMTLV, from the coding sequence ATGGATAATTGGCAAGATATTACTGATGATATATTAGTAAGACCAATACATCCTGGTGAAGTAATTGTAGATATTTTAGATTATTTAGATATTGATACCGCAAATTTTGCAGAAAATTTAGGAGTATCTAATCAAACAATTCAGGAAATTATTAATGGTCAAAGAGCAATTACAGTAGATATAGCAATACGTCTTGGTAAAGCTTTAGGAAATGGCCCAAGACTTTGGCTCAATCTTCAGCAAAAAGTTGATCTTTGGGATGCTTTGCAAAGCCATAAAGAAGAATATGAGCAAGTCATGACATTGGTTTAG
- a CDS encoding magnesium chelatase subunit H, whose product MFTHVKSTIRHIAPDNLRGRNLIKVVYVVLESQYQSALSQAVRTINSNNPNLAIEISGYLIEELRDPENYEEFKRDMESANIFIASLIFIEDLAQKVVTAVEPHRDRLDVAVVFPSMPEVMRLNKMGSFSLAQLGQSKSAIAQFMRKRKEKSGAGFQDGMLKLLRTLPQVLKFLPMDKAQDARNFMLSFQYWLGGSPENLENFLLMLADKYIFKGLEKQNFAPSTYQQPVVYPDLGIWHPLAASMFEDVREYLNWYTARKDISSDLKDPLAPCVGLVLQRTHLVTGDDAHYVAMVQELEALGARVIPVFAGGLDFSKPVDAYFYEPTTNTPLVDAVISLTGFALVGGPARQDHPKAIDSLKRLNRPYMVALPLIFQTTEEWMDSDLGLHPIQVALQIAIPELDGAIEPIILSGRDGTTGKAIALRDRVEAVAERALRWANLRRKPKLDKKVAITVFSFPPDKGNVGTAAYLDVFGSIYEVMKALKNNGYDLPELPESAEALMQEVIHDAQAQYNSPELNIAYKMSVPEYEALTPYSQRLEENWGPPPGHLNSDGQNLLIYGKQFGNVFIGVQPTFGYEGDPMRLLFSRSASPHHGFAAYYTYLEQVWKADAVLHFGTHGSLEFMPGKQMGMSGDCYPDNLIGSIPNLYYYAANNPSEATIAKRRSYAETISYLTPPAENAGLYKGLKELSELIASYQTLKDSGRGIPIVNSIMDKCRIVNLDKDINLPETDAKEMSAEERDNIVGNVYRKLMEIESRLLPCGLHVIGKPPSAEEAIATLVNIASLDRQEEGIQGLPGIIANSIGRNIDDIYQSNDRGILQDVQLLQDITLATRAAVTALVQEQIDAEGRVSLVSRLNFFNMGKKEPWVEALHKAGYPKVDTTALKPLFEYLEFCLQQVCADNELGALLKGLEGEYILPGPGGDPIRNPDVLPTGKNIHALDPQSIPTTAAVQSAKIVVDRLLARNKAENDGKWPETIACVLWGTDNIKTYGESLAQIMWMVGVRPVPDALGRVNKLELISLEELGRPRIDVVINCSGVFRDLFINQMNLLDQGVKMAAEADEPLEMNFVRKHALQQAEEMGINLRQAATRVFSNASGSYSSNINLAVENSTWDSEAELQEMYLNRKSFSFNSDNPGMMDESRQIFESTLKTADATFQNLDSSEISLTDVSHYFDSDPTKLVASLRGDGKKPASYIADTTTANAQVRTLSETVRLDARTKLLNPKWYEGMLSHGYEGVRELSKRLVNTTGWSATAGAVDNWIYEDTNETFIKDEEMQKRLLNLNPHSFRKIVSTLLEVNGRGYWETSEENLDRLRELYQEVEDRIEGID is encoded by the coding sequence ATGTTCACCCACGTCAAGTCCACCATTAGACATATTGCGCCTGATAACCTGCGCGGACGTAATTTAATTAAGGTGGTCTATGTCGTGCTTGAGTCTCAGTACCAGAGTGCATTGTCGCAAGCGGTTCGCACGATTAACTCGAACAATCCCAACCTGGCGATTGAAATCAGCGGCTACTTGATTGAAGAACTCCGCGACCCAGAGAACTACGAGGAGTTCAAACGGGATATGGAGAGTGCCAACATCTTCATCGCCTCTCTGATTTTTATCGAAGACTTAGCACAGAAAGTAGTAACAGCAGTCGAACCACACCGCGATCGCTTAGATGTTGCCGTGGTCTTTCCTTCCATGCCAGAGGTAATGCGCCTGAACAAAATGGGCAGTTTTTCCTTGGCACAGTTGGGACAGTCCAAGAGTGCGATCGCCCAATTCATGCGGAAACGTAAAGAAAAATCCGGTGCAGGATTCCAAGATGGGATGCTGAAGCTTTTGCGAACATTGCCGCAAGTGCTGAAGTTCCTACCAATGGACAAGGCACAGGATGCCCGAAATTTCATGCTCAGCTTTCAGTATTGGCTAGGAGGTTCTCCAGAAAATCTGGAAAACTTCTTGCTGATGCTAGCTGATAAATACATATTTAAAGGCTTAGAGAAACAAAATTTTGCACCTTCCACATATCAACAGCCGGTGGTTTATCCCGATTTGGGGATTTGGCATCCATTAGCTGCCAGTATGTTTGAGGATGTAAGAGAATACCTCAACTGGTATACAGCTCGTAAAGATATCTCTAGCGATCTCAAAGATCCTTTAGCTCCCTGTGTGGGGTTAGTATTACAACGCACTCACCTAGTTACCGGCGATGATGCCCATTATGTGGCAATGGTGCAGGAGTTGGAAGCACTAGGGGCAAGAGTAATTCCTGTTTTTGCTGGTGGTTTGGACTTTTCCAAGCCTGTGGATGCTTACTTCTATGAACCGACGACTAACACGCCGTTGGTAGATGCAGTTATATCGTTGACTGGTTTTGCCTTGGTGGGTGGCCCCGCCAGACAAGATCATCCCAAAGCAATTGATTCACTCAAACGCCTAAATCGTCCTTACATGGTAGCGTTGCCCTTAATTTTCCAAACCACAGAAGAGTGGATGGATAGTGATTTAGGGTTACATCCGATTCAAGTCGCTTTGCAAATTGCAATTCCGGAATTGGATGGGGCAATTGAGCCAATAATTTTATCAGGGAGAGATGGCACAACCGGTAAAGCGATCGCACTACGCGATCGGGTTGAAGCGGTAGCCGAACGCGCCTTAAGATGGGCTAACCTCCGCCGCAAGCCGAAGCTTGATAAAAAAGTCGCCATCACCGTTTTCAGCTTCCCGCCAGATAAAGGCAACGTCGGAACCGCCGCTTACTTGGATGTATTCGGCTCAATTTACGAGGTGATGAAAGCCCTTAAAAATAACGGTTACGACTTACCAGAATTGCCAGAATCAGCCGAAGCGTTGATGCAAGAAGTCATCCATGACGCCCAAGCGCAGTACAACAGCCCAGAACTCAACATTGCTTACAAAATGTCGGTTCCTGAGTATGAGGCGCTGACCCCATATTCTCAACGTTTAGAAGAAAACTGGGGGCCACCTCCTGGACATCTCAACAGCGACGGGCAGAACTTGCTGATTTATGGTAAGCAATTTGGTAACGTTTTCATCGGTGTGCAACCAACATTTGGTTACGAAGGTGACCCGATGCGGCTGTTGTTCTCCCGTTCAGCTAGTCCTCACCACGGTTTTGCTGCCTACTACACTTACCTAGAGCAAGTTTGGAAAGCTGATGCCGTGCTGCACTTTGGTACTCACGGTTCCTTAGAATTCATGCCCGGTAAACAGATGGGGATGTCTGGTGATTGTTATCCAGATAACTTGATTGGCTCAATTCCTAACCTGTATTACTACGCAGCGAATAATCCGAGTGAAGCGACAATTGCCAAACGTCGGAGTTATGCCGAAACAATTTCCTACTTGACACCGCCGGCAGAAAATGCTGGTTTGTATAAAGGTTTGAAGGAACTCAGCGAGTTAATTGCTTCTTACCAAACCTTGAAAGACAGTGGACGCGGCATTCCCATTGTTAATAGCATTATGGATAAATGCCGGATTGTGAATCTGGATAAGGATATTAACCTGCCAGAAACCGATGCCAAGGAAATGTCTGCCGAAGAGCGGGATAATATTGTTGGCAACGTCTACCGCAAGTTGATGGAAATCGAGTCGCGGTTGTTGCCTTGTGGATTGCACGTGATTGGTAAACCGCCAAGTGCAGAAGAAGCGATCGCAACTCTCGTCAACATTGCTAGTCTAGATCGTCAGGAAGAAGGCATTCAAGGCTTACCCGGAATTATCGCTAACAGCATTGGACGCAACATTGACGATATTTACCAAAGTAACGACAGAGGCATTTTACAAGATGTCCAGTTATTGCAAGATATTACTTTGGCAACCCGTGCAGCAGTTACCGCCCTTGTTCAAGAGCAAATTGACGCCGAAGGGCGAGTTTCTCTAGTTTCTCGGCTCAACTTCTTCAACATGGGCAAAAAAGAACCTTGGGTAGAAGCATTGCATAAAGCAGGCTATCCCAAAGTTGATACCACAGCTTTAAAACCCCTGTTTGAGTACTTAGAATTCTGCTTGCAGCAAGTTTGTGCTGACAACGAACTGGGAGCATTACTTAAAGGGTTAGAAGGCGAGTACATCCTACCTGGGCCTGGTGGTGATCCCATCCGCAACCCGGATGTATTGCCCACTGGTAAGAATATCCATGCTTTAGATCCGCAATCCATCCCTACAACAGCAGCAGTACAATCAGCCAAAATTGTTGTAGATAGGCTTTTGGCACGTAACAAGGCAGAAAACGATGGAAAATGGCCAGAAACAATCGCCTGCGTCCTCTGGGGAACCGATAACATCAAAACTTACGGTGAATCCCTAGCGCAAATCATGTGGATGGTGGGCGTGCGTCCAGTTCCCGATGCCTTGGGACGGGTGAACAAGTTGGAATTGATATCCTTAGAAGAGTTGGGACGCCCCAGAATTGATGTGGTAATCAACTGTTCTGGTGTATTCCGCGACTTGTTCATCAACCAAATGAACCTGCTAGATCAAGGCGTGAAAATGGCAGCTGAGGCAGATGAACCCTTAGAAATGAACTTTGTTCGCAAACACGCTTTGCAACAAGCTGAAGAAATGGGGATTAATCTTCGTCAAGCAGCGACGCGCGTTTTCTCCAATGCTTCTGGTTCTTATTCGTCAAATATCAACTTGGCGGTAGAAAACAGCACTTGGGATAGCGAAGCCGAGTTGCAGGAAATGTATCTCAACCGGAAATCCTTCTCCTTCAATTCCGATAACCCTGGAATGATGGACGAATCCCGCCAGATTTTTGAAAGCACATTGAAAACTGCTGATGCAACCTTCCAAAATTTGGATTCTTCCGAGATTAGCTTAACGGACGTTTCTCATTACTTTGATTCAGATCCCACTAAGCTTGTGGCAAGTCTGCGGGGTGATGGTAAAAAACCAGCATCTTATATTGCAGATACAACCACAGCTAACGCCCAAGTACGGACATTATCAGAAACCGTGCGCTTAGATGCGCGTACCAAATTATTAAATCCCAAATGGTACGAGGGGATGCTGTCTCACGGTTACGAAGGTGTGCGCGAACTCTCCAAGCGGTTGGTGAATACAACAGGTTGGAGTGCGACAGCCGGCGCTGTGGATAACTGGATTTATGAGGATACTAATGAAACCTTCATTAAAGATGAAGAAATGCAGAAACGCTTGCTGAACCTCAACCCCCATTCTTTCCGCAAGATTGTATCAACTTTGTTGGAAGTGAATGGACGCGGTTATTGGGAGACTAGCGAGGAGAATTTAGATCGTCTGCGCGAGTTGTACCAAGAAGTTGAAGACCGGATTGAAGGGATAGACTAG
- a CDS encoding lipid-A-disaccharide synthase, translating into MTKFDILILSNGPGEVTTWVRPVVKALRQQLGDDRSVVRISVVLSPCPNASGKEVAIAQSYPEVDRVQGAEHFWQFLLRGKTFENWDWRSRGVVIFLGGDQIFPVVIGKKLGYCTIVYAEWEARWHKWIDRFAVMKPEVAARVPQKYAHKLTIVGDLMLEARDELFTCADAINRVSTELIGILPGSKAAKLTQGVPLNLAIAEFIHAKRPQTKFAIPVAPTLDLQTLASFADPQKNPFVNIFGSSPAVLIESEYSVLKTATGLTVELWQETPAYGLLSQCCICLTTVGANTAELGALAVPMVVLLPTQQLDAMRSWDGLPGLLANLPGVGTTFAKMINWFFLRRKGLLAWPNIWAKEEIVPELVGKLQPQEVAEIVLDFLANPEKLEEMRTKLRSVRGEGGAAQKIAQIVCEEIGKWESGRVGEK; encoded by the coding sequence ATGACAAAATTTGATATTTTGATTCTCTCGAATGGGCCTGGAGAGGTTACGACATGGGTGCGTCCAGTTGTTAAGGCATTGCGGCAACAGTTGGGTGATGACCGTTCTGTGGTAAGAATTTCTGTAGTATTATCTCCTTGTCCAAATGCTAGTGGCAAAGAAGTTGCGATCGCTCAGTCTTATCCAGAAGTAGACAGGGTTCAGGGAGCAGAGCATTTTTGGCAATTTTTGCTTCGGGGAAAAACATTTGAAAATTGGGACTGGAGAAGTCGCGGTGTAGTAATTTTCCTTGGTGGTGACCAAATTTTCCCTGTAGTCATTGGCAAAAAACTAGGGTATTGCACAATTGTTTACGCCGAATGGGAAGCACGTTGGCATAAATGGATTGACCGCTTTGCAGTAATGAAGCCTGAAGTCGCTGCCCGTGTTCCGCAGAAATATGCCCACAAATTGACTATTGTGGGAGATTTGATGCTAGAAGCACGCGACGAACTTTTTACTTGTGCAGACGCGATTAATCGCGTTTCTACTGAACTTATTGGTATTTTGCCTGGATCGAAAGCGGCAAAATTAACGCAAGGAGTACCCCTAAATTTAGCTATTGCTGAATTTATTCACGCAAAAAGACCTCAAACAAAATTTGCGATTCCTGTCGCCCCGACTTTAGATTTACAAACTCTAGCTAGTTTTGCTGATCCCCAAAAAAACCCTTTTGTCAATATCTTTGGTAGTTCGCCAGCAGTCTTAATCGAATCAGAGTATTCCGTCCTTAAAACAGCAACGGGCTTAACTGTAGAGCTATGGCAAGAGACTCCTGCTTATGGTTTATTATCCCAATGTTGCATTTGCCTGACTACAGTAGGAGCGAACACTGCTGAACTCGGTGCTTTAGCTGTGCCAATGGTTGTATTACTCCCAACACAACAACTCGATGCCATGCGTTCTTGGGATGGTTTACCTGGGTTACTGGCAAATTTGCCAGGTGTAGGTACTACCTTTGCCAAAATGATTAATTGGTTTTTTTTAAGACGTAAAGGTTTATTAGCATGGCCGAATATCTGGGCAAAAGAAGAGATTGTGCCAGAACTTGTAGGCAAACTCCAGCCGCAAGAAGTGGCGGAAATAGTTTTGGACTTTTTAGCTAATCCAGAAAAACTGGAGGAGATGCGAACCAAGTTACGCAGCGTTCGTGGTGAAGGTGGAGCCGCGCAAAAGATAGCACAGATTGTGTGCGAGGAAATCGGAAAGTGGGAGAGTGGGAGAGTAGGGGAGAAATAA
- a CDS encoding M23 family metallopeptidase, which produces MEVNSWIAASSPKPEPTKVKKARPKKAARTNSWLAASFPVENFQSYTSGFGYRVSATGGVNWEFHGGLDMAAPQGSYIRNWWAGTVVKVSDRDACGTYIVIKSGEWQHTYCHMEGYVETTENGRYLIDSAGGIQIWEGQQIPTGARIGRVGMTGRTTGPHLHWGLKYANNYVDPALVLREMFSQQQLARSGTARVNSQQSQVIIKESKSTRDSGY; this is translated from the coding sequence GTGGAGGTTAACAGTTGGATAGCAGCTTCATCGCCTAAGCCAGAACCTACTAAAGTTAAAAAAGCGCGACCAAAAAAAGCAGCGAGAACTAATAGCTGGTTAGCAGCATCTTTCCCTGTAGAAAACTTTCAATCTTATACATCTGGCTTTGGCTATCGTGTGTCTGCTACTGGTGGGGTGAATTGGGAATTTCATGGTGGCTTAGACATGGCTGCTCCACAAGGTAGTTACATTCGCAACTGGTGGGCTGGTACAGTAGTTAAAGTTAGCGATCGCGACGCCTGCGGCACTTATATAGTAATTAAATCAGGAGAATGGCAGCACACTTATTGCCATATGGAAGGATATGTTGAAACCACAGAAAATGGTCGCTATCTGATTGATAGTGCAGGTGGAATTCAAATTTGGGAAGGTCAGCAAATACCTACTGGAGCCAGAATTGGCAGAGTAGGGATGACTGGACGTACCACTGGGCCACATCTCCACTGGGGACTTAAGTATGCTAATAACTATGTAGATCCTGCACTCGTTTTACGGGAAATGTTTTCTCAGCAGCAACTTGCCAGAAGCGGAACAGCAAGAGTTAATTCGCAACAGTCACAAGTAATAATTAAAGAATCAAAATCTACTCGTGATTCTGGTTACTAA
- a CDS encoding DNA adenine methylase, translating to MLKSPLRYPGGKSKAITQIAEYLPESFSEFREPFVGGGSVFIYLKQKFPDLKIWINDLNRELFLFWKFAQSDLVRLVSEIRSIKYKYTDGKLLFSELTSVDINSLSDFERAVRFFVLNRITFSGTVESGGFSNEAFHKRFTDTSIDRLEKLEYILSGNIKITNLDYSHLLNTDAKDVFIFLDPPYFSATKSKLYGRNGDLHTYFDHQRFPELLKHCDHLWLITYDNSPQIRENFKLVNISEWELQYGMNNYKQNSAAKGKELFIANYEIKRDLDKKLNDQYVASPIQLSLDVLT from the coding sequence ATGCTTAAAAGCCCACTTCGTTATCCTGGTGGTAAATCAAAAGCAATAACTCAAATAGCTGAATACTTACCCGAGAGTTTTTCAGAATTTCGAGAACCTTTTGTGGGTGGTGGCTCTGTATTTATTTATTTAAAGCAAAAATTTCCTGATTTGAAGATTTGGATTAACGATTTAAATCGTGAGCTATTTCTATTCTGGAAGTTTGCTCAATCTGATTTAGTTCGGCTAGTTTCAGAAATTCGCAGCATTAAATATAAATATACTGATGGCAAATTACTATTTTCAGAATTGACAAGTGTGGATATAAACAGTTTATCTGATTTTGAAAGAGCAGTTCGCTTTTTTGTTCTCAATAGAATTACATTTTCTGGAACAGTAGAATCAGGTGGTTTTTCAAATGAAGCTTTTCATAAACGATTTACTGATACATCAATAGACCGTTTAGAAAAGTTAGAATATATTTTGTCGGGAAATATCAAAATCACTAATTTAGATTACAGTCATCTACTAAATACAGATGCAAAAGATGTATTTATATTTTTAGACCCACCATATTTTAGTGCAACTAAATCAAAACTATATGGCAGAAATGGCGATTTACATACATATTTTGACCATCAGAGATTTCCTGAACTTTTAAAGCACTGTGATCATCTTTGGCTAATTACTTACGACAACTCGCCGCAAATTAGAGAAAATTTTAAATTGGTCAATATTTCAGAGTGGGAATTGCAGTATGGCATGAATAACTATAAGCAGAATAGTGCTGCAAAAGGAAAAGAACTATTTATTGCTAACTATGAAATTAAACGAGATTTAGATAAAAAATTAAACGATCAGTACGTTGCTAGCCCAATCCAGTTGAGCCTTGATGTTTTAACCTAA
- the trpD gene encoding anthranilate phosphoribosyltransferase: MTNSLISAPESAANWCILLQQLIDGESLSRTQAAELMQGWLTESVPPELSGAILTALNFKGVSAEELTGMAEVLQSQSKLGTGDKGQWGLGTGKSNSSQSPILNPQSPPVIDTCGTGGDGSSTFNISTAVAFVAAAYGVPVAKHGNRSASSLTGSADVLEALGINLSASSEKVQAALPEVGITFLFASGWHPALKAVAPLRRTLKIRTVFNLLGPLVNPLRPTGQVVGLFTPKLLATVAHALQNLGKQKAIVVHGREKLDEAGLGDVTDLAVLSEGEVQLTSVNPQELDITPAPIGALRGGDVQENAAILKAVLQGKGTQAQLDAVALNASLALQVAGTIALLDHAQGISIAKEILQSGAAWSKLEELVEFLRD; this comes from the coding sequence ATGACGAATTCCCTAATCTCTGCTCCAGAATCTGCCGCTAACTGGTGCATCCTACTGCAACAATTAATTGATGGTGAATCATTGTCCCGAACTCAAGCTGCTGAATTGATGCAAGGGTGGTTAACTGAGTCTGTTCCTCCAGAATTGTCGGGGGCTATTTTAACAGCATTGAACTTTAAAGGCGTTTCTGCTGAAGAATTAACTGGGATGGCTGAAGTATTGCAATCTCAATCAAAACTGGGGACTGGGGATAAAGGGCAATGGGGACTGGGGACTGGGAAATCTAACTCTTCCCAATCCCCAATTCTTAATCCCCAATCACCTCCTGTAATAGATACCTGTGGCACTGGCGGCGATGGGTCATCAACCTTTAATATTTCCACAGCGGTTGCTTTCGTTGCCGCGGCCTATGGCGTCCCCGTCGCTAAACATGGCAATCGTTCGGCATCAAGTCTTACAGGAAGTGCTGATGTCTTGGAGGCTTTAGGCATCAACCTCAGTGCGTCTAGCGAAAAAGTACAAGCAGCACTACCAGAAGTCGGGATCACCTTCTTGTTTGCCTCTGGTTGGCATCCAGCACTTAAAGCAGTTGCCCCATTGCGACGAACTCTGAAGATACGGACGGTATTTAATTTACTAGGGCCATTAGTGAATCCTTTGCGTCCAACTGGGCAGGTGGTGGGGCTATTTACCCCAAAGCTTTTAGCTACGGTTGCTCATGCATTACAAAATTTAGGCAAGCAAAAGGCAATTGTTGTGCATGGGCGAGAAAAACTCGATGAAGCAGGGTTAGGAGATGTAACTGACTTAGCGGTGTTATCTGAGGGTGAGGTACAGTTAACTAGTGTAAATCCCCAAGAATTGGATATAACACCTGCTCCCATAGGTGCGCTTCGGGGTGGAGATGTCCAAGAAAATGCGGCGATTCTCAAAGCGGTTTTGCAAGGTAAGGGAACTCAGGCGCAACTAGATGCAGTGGCGTTAAATGCCTCATTAGCGTTGCAAGTAGCGGGTACGATCGCTTTATTAGACCACGCCCAAGGCATCAGTATTGCTAAGGAAATTCTACAAAGTGGCGCGGCTTGGTCGAAGTTGGAGGAGTTAGTCGAGTTTCTGCGGGATTAA
- a CDS encoding retropepsin-like aspartic protease yields the protein MLQPFLSRAVLIFLSSALAVLTVACNEGKQNTANADNEQPTPIGGLAAVQPTAKPTIPPARPEVLPLEPSEIEPSFFELALDKAASAVTISQSAQSREDWDLVASQFQEAIALMQNVRRQSPNFAIAQTKIREYQRQIKYAQLKSTPTPSQPVIEPQKIVVVPQTATTPKYAPPLYPPLRRKLSAPEPALPSSALLSQEQEVFTAPIKRRVGGTPIIEVTFNGYRQFEMIVDTGASGTVITQQIANALGVIPVGKAKANTASSKAVEFPVGYIQSMEAGGIKVNRVPVAIAGVDLETGLLGHDFFGNYDVTIKRNVVEFRPQSRSEINPAETRLTPPTSTKPRHFVEFP from the coding sequence ATGCTTCAGCCCTTTTTATCCCGTGCAGTCCTAATTTTTCTGTCAAGTGCTTTAGCGGTTTTGACTGTTGCCTGTAATGAAGGCAAACAAAACACCGCAAATGCTGACAATGAGCAACCCACACCCATCGGCGGTCTGGCGGCGGTACAGCCCACTGCCAAACCAACAATACCACCAGCTAGACCAGAAGTATTGCCACTAGAGCCGTCGGAAATTGAACCAAGTTTTTTTGAACTGGCGCTAGACAAAGCTGCTAGTGCTGTGACTATCAGTCAATCTGCTCAATCAAGAGAAGATTGGGATCTGGTAGCGAGTCAGTTCCAGGAGGCGATCGCGCTGATGCAAAACGTGCGGCGGCAAAGCCCGAACTTTGCGATCGCTCAAACAAAAATCAGAGAATACCAGCGCCAAATTAAATATGCCCAACTAAAATCCACTCCTACCCCCTCACAACCAGTTATCGAACCCCAGAAGATAGTTGTCGTTCCGCAAACAGCAACTACACCAAAGTACGCTCCGCCCTTGTATCCTCCTCTACGACGAAAACTGTCAGCACCTGAGCCTGCTTTGCCCTCATCAGCCCTACTTAGCCAAGAGCAAGAAGTGTTTACAGCCCCAATCAAAAGGCGAGTGGGTGGAACACCAATTATTGAAGTTACTTTCAATGGATACAGGCAGTTTGAAATGATTGTGGATACAGGAGCCAGTGGCACAGTTATTACCCAACAGATAGCGAACGCTTTGGGAGTAATACCGGTGGGGAAAGCTAAGGCAAATACGGCAAGTTCCAAAGCTGTGGAATTTCCTGTGGGCTATATTCAGTCAATGGAAGCTGGTGGGATAAAAGTGAATAGAGTACCAGTAGCGATCGCTGGCGTTGATCTCGAAACTGGACTGCTCGGACACGACTTTTTTGGTAACTATGATGTCACCATTAAACGTAATGTCGTGGAATTTCGCCCCCAATCACGCAGCGAAATTAATCCCGCAGAAACTCGACTAACTCCTCCAACTTCGACCAAGCCGCGCCACTTTGTAGAATTTCCTTAG